One segment of Arvicanthis niloticus isolate mArvNil1 chromosome 5, mArvNil1.pat.X, whole genome shotgun sequence DNA contains the following:
- the Zscan20 gene encoding zinc finger and SCAN domain-containing protein 20 isoform X3 — translation MMAVTSPPPEPEDLLIVKLEEDSWGSDSRPEKESHGPVPGPEVSRRCFRQFQYRDAAGPHEAFSRLWSLCCRWLRPELRLKEQILELLVLEQFLSILPREVQTWVQARHPESGEEAVALVEDWHREAWAAGQQGLELCSEDSRSFEAVQEFQRFQLQPVAHCSEGQPQKQWVENTRPGLSKMPPESLKENAVLTPQAPAVPKMASIGDWEVAAKSQETLSPSRQAKEEPCQDPAGDDCGNGACLGVPASKPGVTTQHEQGPEIWNLSPINSGNGSTAEDSLDSEQDKPAQAAARADPRVWEEPCQWGAEDMKVSGVHWGYEETKTFLAILSESPFSEKLRTCHQNRQVYRAIAEQLRARGFLRTLEQCRYRVKNLLRNYRKAKNSHPPGTCPFYEELEALVRARTAIRRTTSGPGEAVALPRLGDSDTEIDDQDEGSWDPEEATEDFSGSGLAAEESVQGPRIAGGPALLQSRIGVHWGFEETKVFLAILSESPFAEKLRTCHQNSQVYRAIAERLRELGFLRTLEQCRYRFKNLLRSYRKAKSSCPPGTCPFYEEMDSLMRARTVIRAVETVGEDTGLPGSGQSGTEADDQEAWGKMEDEDAIRLLTPDPQTPDAGFELKHEVEDQISEQDVLGDLPRALSRYTTKAVCQPHDWGEDHENGNEEEWRSTLPWEECSSEEDLEKLIDHQGLYLTEKPYIRDARVKSFSQEVHCFSPHRSHAGEKPYKYPASGKSFSDCAHLSTHQRLHTGEKPYRCLECGSCFSDPSHLITHQRAHRGEKPYKCGMCWKSFSQSSNLLKHQQTHSGGTPDQRNEPGEHFGQSPSFNAYWRNSTQERPKQPQNLSMGADSPGAYHPNSGEKLYPCPECGRCFAKSSALISHQRIHTGEKPYECATCGKSFSKSSSLANHQRTHTGEKPHKCADCGKCFSERSKLITHQRVHTGEKPYKCPECGKFFRDRSNLITHQRIHTGEKPYKCRECGKRFNQSSSLIIHQRIHTGEKPYKCTECGKDFNNSSHFSAHRRTHSGGKAL, via the exons ATGATGGCTGTGACCTCGCCTCCACCAGAGCCCGAAGACCTCCTGATTGTGAAGCTGGAGGAGGACTCGTGGGGATCAGACTCCAGACCCGAAAAGGAGAGCCATGGCCCTGTCCCTGGCCCCGAGGTTTCCCGCCGGTGTTTCCGGCAGTTTCAGTACCGGGATGCGGCTGGACCCCACGAGGCCTTCAGCCGGCTCTGGTCTCTCTGCTGCCGCTGGCTGAGACCTGAGCTTCGCCTCAAAGAACAGATCCTGGAACTGTTGGTGCTGGAGCAGTTCCTGTCCATCTTACCCAGGGAGGTGCAGACCTGGGTGCAGGCACGAcaccctgagagtggagaggaggcGGTGGCCCTGGTGGAGGATTGGCACCGAGAAGCTTGGGCTGCTGGACAGCAG GGACTGGAGCTATGCTCTGAAGACTCCAGGTCCTTTGAAGCAGTTCAGGAGTTCCAGAGGTTTCAGCTGCAGCCAGTGGCCCACTGCTCTGAGGGACAGCCTCAGAAACAGTGGGTGGAGAATACACGTCCTGGCCTTTCCAAGATGCCACCTGAGTCCTTGAAAGAGAATG CTGTCCTCACTCCCCAGGCCCCAGCTGTTCCAAAGATGGCGAGCATTGGAGATTGGGAGGTGGCAGCCAAGTCCCAG GAAACCCTGAGCCCCAGTAGACAAGCCAAGGAGGAGCCCTGCCAGGACCCTGCAGGAGATGATTGTGGGAATGGTGCATGCCTGG GAGTTCCAGCTTCAAAGCCAGGTGTCACCACCCAGCATGAGCAAGGACCAGAGATTTGGAATCTGAGCCCTATAAATTCTGGGAATGGGAGCACTGCAGAGGATAGCCTGGACAGTGAGCAAGACAAGCCAGCTCAGGCAGCAGCCCGGGCAGACCCAAGGGTCTGGGAAGAGCCATGCCAGTGGGGTGCGGAGGACATGAAGGTGTCAGGTGTTCACTGGGGCTATGAGGAAACCAAGACTTTCCTGGCAATCTTAAGtgagtctcctttctctgaaaaGCTTCGGACTTGTCACCAGAACCGGCAGGTATACCGGGCTATCGCAGAGCAGCTGAGGGCACGGGGCTTCTTGCGGACTCTGGAGCAGTGTCGCTACAGGGTCAAAAACCTTCTACGGAATTACCGGAAAGCCAAGAACAGCCATCCACCAGGGACCTGCCCCTTCTATGAGGAGCTGGAGGCTCTGGTGAGGGCTAGGACAGCCATCAGAAGAACCACAAGTGGGCCAGGAGAGGCGGTGGCACTCCCCAGGCTGGGTGACAGTGACACTGAGATAGATGACCAAGATGAAGGGAGCTGGGATCCCGAGGAGGCCACAGAAGACTTCAGTGGTTCTGGCCTGGCTGCTGAGGAGTCTGTTCAGGGGCCCAGGATTGCAGGGGGTCCAGCTCTGCTCCAGAGCCGTATTG GCGTGCACTGGGGCTTCGAAGAGACCAAGGTCTTCCTGGCAATCCTCAGTGAGTCCCCCTTCGCCGAAAAGCTTCGCACCTGTCACCAAAACAGCCAGGTATACCGGGCCATCGCGGAGCGGCTGCGTGAGCTGGGTTTCCTGCGGACCCTGGAGCAGTGTCGATACCGATTCAAAAACCTTCTTCGAAGCTACAGGAAAGCCAAGAGCAGCTGTCCACCAGGAACCTGCCCATTCTATGAGGAGATGGACTCACTGATGAGGGCTCGAACTGTGATCAGAGCCGTGGAGACCGTAGGAGAAGACACAGGTCTTCCTGGATCTGGGCAGAGTGGTACTGAGGCAGATGACCAAGAGGCCTGGGGTAAGATGGAAGATGAGGATGCCATTAGACTTCTGACTCCAGACCCCCAGACTCCAGATGCAG GTTTTGAGTTGAAGCATGAAGTTGAAGACCAGATTTCAGAGCAAGATGTTTTGGGGGATTTGCCTAGGGCCTTATCAAGATATACCACCAAAGCTGTCTGCCAGCCTCACGACTGGGGGGAGGACCATGAGAATGGAAATGAAGAGGAGTGGAGGAGCACTCTCCCGTGGGAAGAGTGCTCCTCTGAGGAGGACTTAGAAAAACTCATTGACCACCAAGGCCTGTacctcacagagaaaccctacatACGTGACGCACGTGTGAAAAGCTTCAGTCAGGAAGTGCATTGCTTTTCTCCTCACCGGAGCCATGCAGGTGAGAAGCCCTACAAGTATCCTGCCTCTGGGAAGAGTTTTAGTGACTGTGCCCACCTCAGTACCCACCAGAGActccatactggagagaagccataCAGATGCCTGGAGTGTGGGAGTTGCTTCAGTGACCCCTCTCACCTCATCACCCATCAGAGAGCCCACAGAGGGGAAAAGCCCTATAAATGTGGGATGTGTTGGAAAAGCTTCAGCCAGAGCTCAAACCTCCTGAAACATCAGCAGACCCACTCGGGAGGAACGCCTGACCAGCGGAATGAGCCTGGGGAGCACTTTGGCCAAAGTCCATCATTTAATGCTTACTGGAGAAATTCTACACAGGAGAGACCTAAACAACCTCAGAATCTCAGCATGGGTGCGGACTCTCCTGGAGCCTATCACCCAAACTCAGGGGAGAAGCTGTACCCGTGCCCCGAATGTGGAAGGTGTTTCGCTAAGAGCTCCGCCCTCATCAGCCACCAAAGAATCCACACGGGCGAGAAGCCATACGAGTGTGCCACGTGTGGGAAAAGTTTCAGTAAGAGCTCCAGCCTGGCCAACCACCAACGAACGCACACCGGTGAGAAGCCACACAAGTGTGCGGACTGTGGGAAGTGCTTCAGCGAGCGTTCCAAGCTCATCACCCACCAGAGGGTCCACACGGGAGAGAAGCCCTACAAATGCCCCGAGTGTGGGAAGTTCTTCCGAGACCGGTCCAACCTCATCACCCACCAGAGAATTCACACGGGAGAGAAGCCGTATAAGTGCAGGGAGTGTGGGAAGCGCTTCAACCAAAGTTCCAGTCTTATCATTCACCAGAGGATTCACACCGGCGAGAAGCCCTACAAGTGCACAGAGTGTGGCAAAGACTTCAACAACAGCTCCCACTTCAGTGCCCACCGCAGGACCCACTCGGGAGGGAAAGCGTtgtag
- the Zscan20 gene encoding zinc finger and SCAN domain-containing protein 20 isoform X1 encodes MMAVTSPPPEPEDLLIVKLEEDSWGSDSRPEKESHGPVPGPEVSRRCFRQFQYRDAAGPHEAFSRLWSLCCRWLRPELRLKEQILELLVLEQFLSILPREVQTWVQARHPESGEEAVALVEDWHREAWAAGQQGLELCSEDSRSFEAVQEFQRFQLQPVAHCSEGQPQKQWVENTRPGLSKMPPESLKENAVLTPQAPAVPKMASIGDWEVAAKSQETLSPSRQAKEEPCQDPAGDDCGNGACLGVPASKPGVTTQHEQGPEIWNLSPINSGNGSTAEDSLDSEQDKPAQAAARADPRVWEEPCQWGAEDMKVSGVHWGYEETKTFLAILSESPFSEKLRTCHQNRQVYRAIAEQLRARGFLRTLEQCRYRVKNLLRNYRKAKNSHPPGTCPFYEELEALVRARTAIRRTTSGPGEAVALPRLGDSDTEIDDQDEGSWDPEEATEDFSGSGLAAEESVQGPRIAGGPALLQSRIASSGYVTYLNGDHTAHCSFFDQRGKRVLSYSLPPAGVHWGFEETKVFLAILSESPFAEKLRTCHQNSQVYRAIAERLRELGFLRTLEQCRYRFKNLLRSYRKAKSSCPPGTCPFYEEMDSLMRARTVIRAVETVGEDTGLPGSGQSGTEADDQEAWGKMEDEDAIRLLTPDPQTPDAGFELKHEVEDQISEQDVLGDLPRALSRYTTKAVCQPHDWGEDHENGNEEEWRSTLPWEECSSEEDLEKLIDHQGLYLTEKPYIRDARVKSFSQEVHCFSPHRSHAGEKPYKYPASGKSFSDCAHLSTHQRLHTGEKPYRCLECGSCFSDPSHLITHQRAHRGEKPYKCGMCWKSFSQSSNLLKHQQTHSGGTPDQRNEPGEHFGQSPSFNAYWRNSTQERPKQPQNLSMGADSPGAYHPNSGEKLYPCPECGRCFAKSSALISHQRIHTGEKPYECATCGKSFSKSSSLANHQRTHTGEKPHKCADCGKCFSERSKLITHQRVHTGEKPYKCPECGKFFRDRSNLITHQRIHTGEKPYKCRECGKRFNQSSSLIIHQRIHTGEKPYKCTECGKDFNNSSHFSAHRRTHSGGKAL; translated from the exons ATGATGGCTGTGACCTCGCCTCCACCAGAGCCCGAAGACCTCCTGATTGTGAAGCTGGAGGAGGACTCGTGGGGATCAGACTCCAGACCCGAAAAGGAGAGCCATGGCCCTGTCCCTGGCCCCGAGGTTTCCCGCCGGTGTTTCCGGCAGTTTCAGTACCGGGATGCGGCTGGACCCCACGAGGCCTTCAGCCGGCTCTGGTCTCTCTGCTGCCGCTGGCTGAGACCTGAGCTTCGCCTCAAAGAACAGATCCTGGAACTGTTGGTGCTGGAGCAGTTCCTGTCCATCTTACCCAGGGAGGTGCAGACCTGGGTGCAGGCACGAcaccctgagagtggagaggaggcGGTGGCCCTGGTGGAGGATTGGCACCGAGAAGCTTGGGCTGCTGGACAGCAG GGACTGGAGCTATGCTCTGAAGACTCCAGGTCCTTTGAAGCAGTTCAGGAGTTCCAGAGGTTTCAGCTGCAGCCAGTGGCCCACTGCTCTGAGGGACAGCCTCAGAAACAGTGGGTGGAGAATACACGTCCTGGCCTTTCCAAGATGCCACCTGAGTCCTTGAAAGAGAATG CTGTCCTCACTCCCCAGGCCCCAGCTGTTCCAAAGATGGCGAGCATTGGAGATTGGGAGGTGGCAGCCAAGTCCCAG GAAACCCTGAGCCCCAGTAGACAAGCCAAGGAGGAGCCCTGCCAGGACCCTGCAGGAGATGATTGTGGGAATGGTGCATGCCTGG GAGTTCCAGCTTCAAAGCCAGGTGTCACCACCCAGCATGAGCAAGGACCAGAGATTTGGAATCTGAGCCCTATAAATTCTGGGAATGGGAGCACTGCAGAGGATAGCCTGGACAGTGAGCAAGACAAGCCAGCTCAGGCAGCAGCCCGGGCAGACCCAAGGGTCTGGGAAGAGCCATGCCAGTGGGGTGCGGAGGACATGAAGGTGTCAGGTGTTCACTGGGGCTATGAGGAAACCAAGACTTTCCTGGCAATCTTAAGtgagtctcctttctctgaaaaGCTTCGGACTTGTCACCAGAACCGGCAGGTATACCGGGCTATCGCAGAGCAGCTGAGGGCACGGGGCTTCTTGCGGACTCTGGAGCAGTGTCGCTACAGGGTCAAAAACCTTCTACGGAATTACCGGAAAGCCAAGAACAGCCATCCACCAGGGACCTGCCCCTTCTATGAGGAGCTGGAGGCTCTGGTGAGGGCTAGGACAGCCATCAGAAGAACCACAAGTGGGCCAGGAGAGGCGGTGGCACTCCCCAGGCTGGGTGACAGTGACACTGAGATAGATGACCAAGATGAAGGGAGCTGGGATCCCGAGGAGGCCACAGAAGACTTCAGTGGTTCTGGCCTGGCTGCTGAGGAGTCTGTTCAGGGGCCCAGGATTGCAGGGGGTCCAGCTCTGCTCCAGAGCCGTATTG CCTCCTCAGGTTACGTCACTTATCTGAATGGAGACCATACTGCACACTGTTCCTTCTTTGACCAGCGAGGAAAGCGTGTCCTCAGCTATAGTCTGCCACCTG CAGGCGTGCACTGGGGCTTCGAAGAGACCAAGGTCTTCCTGGCAATCCTCAGTGAGTCCCCCTTCGCCGAAAAGCTTCGCACCTGTCACCAAAACAGCCAGGTATACCGGGCCATCGCGGAGCGGCTGCGTGAGCTGGGTTTCCTGCGGACCCTGGAGCAGTGTCGATACCGATTCAAAAACCTTCTTCGAAGCTACAGGAAAGCCAAGAGCAGCTGTCCACCAGGAACCTGCCCATTCTATGAGGAGATGGACTCACTGATGAGGGCTCGAACTGTGATCAGAGCCGTGGAGACCGTAGGAGAAGACACAGGTCTTCCTGGATCTGGGCAGAGTGGTACTGAGGCAGATGACCAAGAGGCCTGGGGTAAGATGGAAGATGAGGATGCCATTAGACTTCTGACTCCAGACCCCCAGACTCCAGATGCAG GTTTTGAGTTGAAGCATGAAGTTGAAGACCAGATTTCAGAGCAAGATGTTTTGGGGGATTTGCCTAGGGCCTTATCAAGATATACCACCAAAGCTGTCTGCCAGCCTCACGACTGGGGGGAGGACCATGAGAATGGAAATGAAGAGGAGTGGAGGAGCACTCTCCCGTGGGAAGAGTGCTCCTCTGAGGAGGACTTAGAAAAACTCATTGACCACCAAGGCCTGTacctcacagagaaaccctacatACGTGACGCACGTGTGAAAAGCTTCAGTCAGGAAGTGCATTGCTTTTCTCCTCACCGGAGCCATGCAGGTGAGAAGCCCTACAAGTATCCTGCCTCTGGGAAGAGTTTTAGTGACTGTGCCCACCTCAGTACCCACCAGAGActccatactggagagaagccataCAGATGCCTGGAGTGTGGGAGTTGCTTCAGTGACCCCTCTCACCTCATCACCCATCAGAGAGCCCACAGAGGGGAAAAGCCCTATAAATGTGGGATGTGTTGGAAAAGCTTCAGCCAGAGCTCAAACCTCCTGAAACATCAGCAGACCCACTCGGGAGGAACGCCTGACCAGCGGAATGAGCCTGGGGAGCACTTTGGCCAAAGTCCATCATTTAATGCTTACTGGAGAAATTCTACACAGGAGAGACCTAAACAACCTCAGAATCTCAGCATGGGTGCGGACTCTCCTGGAGCCTATCACCCAAACTCAGGGGAGAAGCTGTACCCGTGCCCCGAATGTGGAAGGTGTTTCGCTAAGAGCTCCGCCCTCATCAGCCACCAAAGAATCCACACGGGCGAGAAGCCATACGAGTGTGCCACGTGTGGGAAAAGTTTCAGTAAGAGCTCCAGCCTGGCCAACCACCAACGAACGCACACCGGTGAGAAGCCACACAAGTGTGCGGACTGTGGGAAGTGCTTCAGCGAGCGTTCCAAGCTCATCACCCACCAGAGGGTCCACACGGGAGAGAAGCCCTACAAATGCCCCGAGTGTGGGAAGTTCTTCCGAGACCGGTCCAACCTCATCACCCACCAGAGAATTCACACGGGAGAGAAGCCGTATAAGTGCAGGGAGTGTGGGAAGCGCTTCAACCAAAGTTCCAGTCTTATCATTCACCAGAGGATTCACACCGGCGAGAAGCCCTACAAGTGCACAGAGTGTGGCAAAGACTTCAACAACAGCTCCCACTTCAGTGCCCACCGCAGGACCCACTCGGGAGGGAAAGCGTtgtag
- the Zscan20 gene encoding zinc finger and SCAN domain-containing protein 20 isoform X2, with translation MMAVTSPPPEPEDLLIVKLEEDSWGSDSRPEKESHGPVPGPEVSRRCFRQFQYRDAAGPHEAFSRLWSLCCRWLRPELRLKEQILELLVLEQFLSILPREVQTWVQARHPESGEEAVALVEDWHREAWAAGQQGLELCSEDSRSFEAVQEFQRFQLQPVAHCSEGQPQKQWVENTRPGLSKMPPESLKENAVLTPQAPAVPKMASIGDWEVAAKSQETLSPSRQAKEEPCQDPAGDDCGNGACLGVPASKPGVTTQHEQGPEIWNLSPINSGNGSTAEDSLDSEQDKPAQAAARADPRVWEEPCQWGAEDMKVSGVHWGYEETKTFLAILSESPFSEKLRTCHQNRQVYRAIAEQLRARGFLRTLEQCRYRVKNLLRNYRKAKNSHPPGTCPFYEELEALVRARTAIRRTTSGPGEAVALPRLGDSDTEIDDQDEGSWDPEEATEDFSGSGLAAEESVQGPRIAGGPALLQSRIAGVHWGFEETKVFLAILSESPFAEKLRTCHQNSQVYRAIAERLRELGFLRTLEQCRYRFKNLLRSYRKAKSSCPPGTCPFYEEMDSLMRARTVIRAVETVGEDTGLPGSGQSGTEADDQEAWGKMEDEDAIRLLTPDPQTPDAGFELKHEVEDQISEQDVLGDLPRALSRYTTKAVCQPHDWGEDHENGNEEEWRSTLPWEECSSEEDLEKLIDHQGLYLTEKPYIRDARVKSFSQEVHCFSPHRSHAGEKPYKYPASGKSFSDCAHLSTHQRLHTGEKPYRCLECGSCFSDPSHLITHQRAHRGEKPYKCGMCWKSFSQSSNLLKHQQTHSGGTPDQRNEPGEHFGQSPSFNAYWRNSTQERPKQPQNLSMGADSPGAYHPNSGEKLYPCPECGRCFAKSSALISHQRIHTGEKPYECATCGKSFSKSSSLANHQRTHTGEKPHKCADCGKCFSERSKLITHQRVHTGEKPYKCPECGKFFRDRSNLITHQRIHTGEKPYKCRECGKRFNQSSSLIIHQRIHTGEKPYKCTECGKDFNNSSHFSAHRRTHSGGKAL, from the exons ATGATGGCTGTGACCTCGCCTCCACCAGAGCCCGAAGACCTCCTGATTGTGAAGCTGGAGGAGGACTCGTGGGGATCAGACTCCAGACCCGAAAAGGAGAGCCATGGCCCTGTCCCTGGCCCCGAGGTTTCCCGCCGGTGTTTCCGGCAGTTTCAGTACCGGGATGCGGCTGGACCCCACGAGGCCTTCAGCCGGCTCTGGTCTCTCTGCTGCCGCTGGCTGAGACCTGAGCTTCGCCTCAAAGAACAGATCCTGGAACTGTTGGTGCTGGAGCAGTTCCTGTCCATCTTACCCAGGGAGGTGCAGACCTGGGTGCAGGCACGAcaccctgagagtggagaggaggcGGTGGCCCTGGTGGAGGATTGGCACCGAGAAGCTTGGGCTGCTGGACAGCAG GGACTGGAGCTATGCTCTGAAGACTCCAGGTCCTTTGAAGCAGTTCAGGAGTTCCAGAGGTTTCAGCTGCAGCCAGTGGCCCACTGCTCTGAGGGACAGCCTCAGAAACAGTGGGTGGAGAATACACGTCCTGGCCTTTCCAAGATGCCACCTGAGTCCTTGAAAGAGAATG CTGTCCTCACTCCCCAGGCCCCAGCTGTTCCAAAGATGGCGAGCATTGGAGATTGGGAGGTGGCAGCCAAGTCCCAG GAAACCCTGAGCCCCAGTAGACAAGCCAAGGAGGAGCCCTGCCAGGACCCTGCAGGAGATGATTGTGGGAATGGTGCATGCCTGG GAGTTCCAGCTTCAAAGCCAGGTGTCACCACCCAGCATGAGCAAGGACCAGAGATTTGGAATCTGAGCCCTATAAATTCTGGGAATGGGAGCACTGCAGAGGATAGCCTGGACAGTGAGCAAGACAAGCCAGCTCAGGCAGCAGCCCGGGCAGACCCAAGGGTCTGGGAAGAGCCATGCCAGTGGGGTGCGGAGGACATGAAGGTGTCAGGTGTTCACTGGGGCTATGAGGAAACCAAGACTTTCCTGGCAATCTTAAGtgagtctcctttctctgaaaaGCTTCGGACTTGTCACCAGAACCGGCAGGTATACCGGGCTATCGCAGAGCAGCTGAGGGCACGGGGCTTCTTGCGGACTCTGGAGCAGTGTCGCTACAGGGTCAAAAACCTTCTACGGAATTACCGGAAAGCCAAGAACAGCCATCCACCAGGGACCTGCCCCTTCTATGAGGAGCTGGAGGCTCTGGTGAGGGCTAGGACAGCCATCAGAAGAACCACAAGTGGGCCAGGAGAGGCGGTGGCACTCCCCAGGCTGGGTGACAGTGACACTGAGATAGATGACCAAGATGAAGGGAGCTGGGATCCCGAGGAGGCCACAGAAGACTTCAGTGGTTCTGGCCTGGCTGCTGAGGAGTCTGTTCAGGGGCCCAGGATTGCAGGGGGTCCAGCTCTGCTCCAGAGCCGTATTG CAGGCGTGCACTGGGGCTTCGAAGAGACCAAGGTCTTCCTGGCAATCCTCAGTGAGTCCCCCTTCGCCGAAAAGCTTCGCACCTGTCACCAAAACAGCCAGGTATACCGGGCCATCGCGGAGCGGCTGCGTGAGCTGGGTTTCCTGCGGACCCTGGAGCAGTGTCGATACCGATTCAAAAACCTTCTTCGAAGCTACAGGAAAGCCAAGAGCAGCTGTCCACCAGGAACCTGCCCATTCTATGAGGAGATGGACTCACTGATGAGGGCTCGAACTGTGATCAGAGCCGTGGAGACCGTAGGAGAAGACACAGGTCTTCCTGGATCTGGGCAGAGTGGTACTGAGGCAGATGACCAAGAGGCCTGGGGTAAGATGGAAGATGAGGATGCCATTAGACTTCTGACTCCAGACCCCCAGACTCCAGATGCAG GTTTTGAGTTGAAGCATGAAGTTGAAGACCAGATTTCAGAGCAAGATGTTTTGGGGGATTTGCCTAGGGCCTTATCAAGATATACCACCAAAGCTGTCTGCCAGCCTCACGACTGGGGGGAGGACCATGAGAATGGAAATGAAGAGGAGTGGAGGAGCACTCTCCCGTGGGAAGAGTGCTCCTCTGAGGAGGACTTAGAAAAACTCATTGACCACCAAGGCCTGTacctcacagagaaaccctacatACGTGACGCACGTGTGAAAAGCTTCAGTCAGGAAGTGCATTGCTTTTCTCCTCACCGGAGCCATGCAGGTGAGAAGCCCTACAAGTATCCTGCCTCTGGGAAGAGTTTTAGTGACTGTGCCCACCTCAGTACCCACCAGAGActccatactggagagaagccataCAGATGCCTGGAGTGTGGGAGTTGCTTCAGTGACCCCTCTCACCTCATCACCCATCAGAGAGCCCACAGAGGGGAAAAGCCCTATAAATGTGGGATGTGTTGGAAAAGCTTCAGCCAGAGCTCAAACCTCCTGAAACATCAGCAGACCCACTCGGGAGGAACGCCTGACCAGCGGAATGAGCCTGGGGAGCACTTTGGCCAAAGTCCATCATTTAATGCTTACTGGAGAAATTCTACACAGGAGAGACCTAAACAACCTCAGAATCTCAGCATGGGTGCGGACTCTCCTGGAGCCTATCACCCAAACTCAGGGGAGAAGCTGTACCCGTGCCCCGAATGTGGAAGGTGTTTCGCTAAGAGCTCCGCCCTCATCAGCCACCAAAGAATCCACACGGGCGAGAAGCCATACGAGTGTGCCACGTGTGGGAAAAGTTTCAGTAAGAGCTCCAGCCTGGCCAACCACCAACGAACGCACACCGGTGAGAAGCCACACAAGTGTGCGGACTGTGGGAAGTGCTTCAGCGAGCGTTCCAAGCTCATCACCCACCAGAGGGTCCACACGGGAGAGAAGCCCTACAAATGCCCCGAGTGTGGGAAGTTCTTCCGAGACCGGTCCAACCTCATCACCCACCAGAGAATTCACACGGGAGAGAAGCCGTATAAGTGCAGGGAGTGTGGGAAGCGCTTCAACCAAAGTTCCAGTCTTATCATTCACCAGAGGATTCACACCGGCGAGAAGCCCTACAAGTGCACAGAGTGTGGCAAAGACTTCAACAACAGCTCCCACTTCAGTGCCCACCGCAGGACCCACTCGGGAGGGAAAGCGTtgtag